CCAGAGAATAAAACTGCAACCCTCTTCCTGAATTCACATCTAGATAATAATACAGAATATAATATCATAGCTCAATAAAATCATTATATCATAATAGGCAGATGCATTGTATCATAACTAGTAACGATATATCATCATTCCTATGAATTTAATATTGTTTTATGTCTCTGGTTGACAGCAGGTTCAGATTCAGGcatgcttctctctttctattttctGGCCCTCTACAAGTACGATTCTGAAGGATCTCATCGTCTAGAACCCCAAATGGAACAGCAGAACCcctgagggagggtggggggtgattGCTGGAACTGGCTGGTTCAGCTGGCTGGTTCTGGGCTGTGGTGCTCCTTGTCAGAGTacacctccctggccctgtccctGCCCAGCTGCAGGGTGTGTTCACTGGGTCCCAGACGCACAATCTTCCCACTGCCCAGACACTCGTCCCCGCGGTACAGCACCGCAAACTGGGgggataaaacacacacacaccagttgagTTAGCGGAAGCAAAGGCTTCTACTGGGatgtgaacacaaacacaagacTGACATGACCGTTGATGACCTCATGCTCTGGAGCCTGCCCAAAGTTTGTCAATTGtgcctgtgcacacacacacacacacacacacaatcattctCTCacttaaaaaacacacacacacggcagggtTCTGGCTGGGTTCCCAGAGGGTCTGATAAACGAGGCTGTATTGTTTCTGGGAGCAGGGGGTTATGGGATAGCGCAGCCAGAAAGAGAGTTATTCCGAGCATGGACGAGCCCCTTTGTCTGGTGACTGAGCCTAGTGCAAACCTGACagagaccccacacacacacacacacaccaatcaaaaacacacacgccagacacaaacacactttcccACCTACACACTCTCTgtagcaaacaaacacactcacactctctttctctgtagcacacacacacacaaaacaccagtAAAGTAGCTAGCACAGTGGGACAAACAGCTCAACTTGAAACCGATTATCAGAGctacaacatccacacacacacacacacacacacacacatgcacacacacacacacacagaccataacCATTATCCAGTTCAGTTCGACCGTCAGAGAAAGTGTTCCTCCTTCTGTTTTAGATCCAAACTttcttgttttctgttttgagtTTCTACACTTCCCCCAGAGGGGATAAGGGGCGTGACCTGAGCGTTTCCATGGTGATGGGGGCGTGGCACGTACCTGTCCTGGCGTCAGGGCTCTCATTGGTTGAGCCAGCATGATCCAGACTGAGCCGTCCATGTTGAGGGTGACGGTACAGGGCACTGAGGACACACAGGATCCACCAATCACACGCCAGCTCAGCACCACCACACAAACAAGGTATCGATCCACCAATCACACGCCAGCTCAGCACCACCACGCAAACAAGGTATCGATCCACCAATCACACACCAGCTCAGCACCACCACGCAAACACGGTATCTAAACACACTGTTactattattacatttacattacatgtcatttagcagacgctcttatccagagcgacttacagtaagtacagggacattcccccgaggcaagtagggtgaagtgccttgcccaaagacacaatgtaatttggcacggccaggaatcgaaccaacaaccttctgattaatagcccgactccctaaccgctcagccatctgaccccccacaaCTGTGGAGGGTTACAACTGTGGTTATGACTTATTATGACTGTTAATGTAACACATCACGACTGTCATTATGACTATACTATATCTATCTATACATGCAAACATAACATCATAACAGCATAATAACTAAGCAGTTATAGCTGGTTATAAGCAGTCAGTAAGAGAGACTCAGCAGAGAGACACACTAAGCAGTTCTAGCTGGTTATAAGCCGACAGTAAGAGAGACTCAGCAGAGAGACATACTCAGGGGCATCTGGTGCAGGAAGCGGAAGTGACACTCCATCATCTGTGTCCGGACCAGTTCCGGGGGCGGGTCCACCGTGATCCAATGGAATCGGTCGGTCCGTAGCGTGTCCCGGAACAGAGCCGGGTGATTGGTGGTTGGACCCTGGCACGTCACAGAGAGGTCAGACGCGGTTGGACGATGCGTTACAAGATACACAACAGGATATGACAGAGTAGGACAGGATTAAGACACTGCTGTTCTCATCAAAATGTTATTCTGCTCACAGttttattctactgtaatctactGTGTACTTTACTACTACACACAACTTTATTCTCATTTTACTATTACAACTGTCCACTGTTCTCAATTTACTCTACCTCATTCCACTGGCAtctactctgctctctctctactattaatcctctcctctcctgtctctctactgCCTCTACTCACCACAAACACCTCTCCAGTAGTGATGTCCTTGTCTACCACAAACCAGgggtctctctgccctcctatcCTGGCTCTCTGCCCCAGGGTCAGAGTGAACCAgcctggggaggaggacagggaggaagagatggaggagagggaggagagggaggagagggagggagggagggagggagggagggagggggagatggaggatggagatggaggtgagaggagattaTTTTATGACGTTCAACACAGGAAGTTAAAAGGTTCTACTCGGGAAGTTGTGttgttctagaatgttctctCTGATCTCTACCTTTATGTTCTCCCATGATCTTCCCGTCCACGATGGAGACAAAGTTCCCCGGCTTGGGTTCCAGATACTGATGTTATAAACACAGTTAGACACTTTACAGACGTTGTTATTGGTATTGAAAGGTGTATCATTTTCCCCTACTATGATCTTATAGTATAGGATAGCACATTTAAGTAGAGTACTGTATAGTTTAGTGCAGTACGTTATGATATAGTGTAGTATAGTACAGTATAGTAGGCTATACTAGTCACATAGGAAGTATTGAGTGATGAATCTTTACCTCCAAAATGAAGTCCTCAAAGTTCCTCTCTCCGATGAAACAGATTCCCATACTCTGGAAATACACATCAGTTTAGATTCAGaattgacttcctacagttttTAGTTTACTGCTCTTGTGTTCTGTCTTGTGCATGGTGCCgggaaaaataaaaataaacctaTCACTCATTTAGCTACATTGTGGGCACAACAAATTTGAGGCTTTCCACAAACCAACATCTCAACACATTAACTGTCGTTTTTAGTTTTGACTACATCAGCATGATGAGATCCTGGCTCAGCGTCGCCCCCCTGTGGCAGGATGAATGACTGGCAGGAGCTCCAGAAGCATCTCCAGCCCTCTTACCTCCTTCTTCCTCAGAACGTGCTGGAAGCCCGCCTCGGCCGCCATCTTCTTCACGTAGTCCTTGGTGAGCCCAGCCAGCGGGAACACGGTGCGCCGCAAAGCATCCTGGGAGATCTGGCTGAGGAAGAACGTCTGGTCCTTCACAAGGTCCGCCCCCTGGTGCAGCTTCACCGCTGCCGTGGAAACGGGCGCGGGCGTGCGAGGAACAACACAGGTGGTTAATCAAggctagtgtctgctgaatGAGTGCATGAGAACAttaggagaagtgaggagagctggaggagaggtttAACAGAGAACAGGAAATGACACGCTCTGGTCTTACGTCGTCTGATCTCGAAGCGATCTCTGAAGAGCGTTGTGAGCGGGGCCGTGCGTTTCTGCTGGAACACCTCGTCATCTTCCTGCGACGTCCTGGCATAGTGACCCGTCGCCATGGCGTCAGCGCCTAGATACGAAAACAACAGACTTCTTAGGCCGGTGTTGTAAATAAGAAATCATTTTCAACTGTTCTAACTTGGATTGCCTTCATAAGaatatttatggttaaaaaGGATGTTACTGACATTTCCATAGAAAGCGATCTGGGGTGAAAGCTGGgtttagtgtgtctgtgtgtgtgtcatcacaaCCTTCATTACAAACCCAAAGAGTTGACGGCATACTGGAAGAAGTGGTTGAACTTAATATGCTTGTTACAGAGTATGTCTGGATTAGGGGTCCGCCCTCTTTCATATTCCTTCAAGAGCTTGCTGAAAAGGAGAAGGCGAAAGGTATTCAGACCTGAAAAGAAAAAACTGTATCGTAATAGAGCTATATATAAAACGATAAGATTAAGCAAGTCCGTGCGTCGCTGTCAGGCTTACCTGAACACTTCATGCCAGTATTCCTTGACATAGGAGACCTGGTGGAAGGGAATATCCAGGGTCTGGCACACCTTGTACGCGTCTTCGCAGTCTTTCTCCGAGTTACACACCCCCTTCTCATCTAAAGAGTCCCAATTCTTCATGAACACGCCCGTGACATTGTAACCTTCGAATGACAACACTCATTACTCATGACAATGTTATCTGACAACCGATAAAGCCAGAGGGATTTTTTTAAAGGACACGGTGTCATGTTATACAACGGAATGATAtgtactattttaaaagagatAAGTTAGCTAACGGTATGGACTTTCCTACCTTTTCGCTTAAGTACAAGCGCCGTGACAGAACTGTCAACTCCGCCCGACATCGCGCACACGATATGTCTCAAAACACCCATGTTGTTCGAAGTTTTTTGTTACCAAAATAGGAACATTTACTGGTGTTTTTCCAACATATTATATAACAACGCTTCACTTTTAGAGCTACAAGCAGCCATATTAACACGGGTCCATTTCAAAATAATGTTCGACTGGAAACAAGTCACAATGGGTTACATAGTACCGGCATATGTTGCCGTCGTCTCTCAGTCACGGTAACACTGAAATAAACACAGCGGTGTTGACTTCTGCACAAATAAGCAACAAAGGCAAGGTAAGTGGACATAATCCATTTCCAAATGCATAATATTTTACGTAAAACATAATTGAATACGGTTAAATAAAAATTCACAATCCAGACAAGAAGTTATCTTACAACTTGTAAAGAGGTTTGCGGTTTAAAGATTTGTTATGTTCATCAACGTGGCCAGAACTTTTTCTGAGGGTTTGGCTTGACCACGGTATGTCATCACATTACGTTGTTATTCAGTTATACATACGTAATTAGCTTTTGTAAACATTACATCGAGTATGGTAAAGTGCATTTTTCAATGCACTTTATTGAATAATTTATGGAAtgttgttaaagggacagactGTGAGACATTGCCTAAAAGGTTTTGCACATCAGATCACTTCaaccctccccatcctctctctctctatatatttctcccccctctctctctgtcctccctctccttctttcactgttttccttcctctcctctctctctctctctctctctctctctctctctctccctctcctctcccccctctcctctctcctccctccctctccccccagcatgTCTGTGGAGGAGGTCACCCTCCAGCTTCTGCTCGAGGCCAGGGAGACAGTGATGTCCAgccccctgggagtcctccacaCTCCCATGATCCCCTGGGCCCagacctccctgcccctccccatcccctgccATGCACACATCAAGCTGGAGAACATGCAGAGAACAGGTCACATCCAATACCCAGAGGGCTTCACGGATTAAACAAAGTTAACAGCTTTGACTTTTGACAAGTTGGATAAAAAACTATCTTGATTCACAGGCTCTTTCAAGATCAGAGGGGTGGCCAATCAGTTTGCCAGGAGACCACCGGGTGGCAAATTTGTCACCATGTCAGCTGGGAATTATGGGAAGTCGTTTGCATACGCCTCCAAACACTACGGGAGTCAGGGGAAGGTAGTGATGCCAGactccgcccctctctccagaTCCACCCTCATACAGGTCAGactccgcccctctctccagaTCCACCCTCATACAGGTCAGGATGAGGATCCATGTAGCAGAGACACAATCACCATCGTAACCACAGTAACCAGCCCTGTTTCCTGCAGAGTTTGGGCGTGGCGGTGGAGCGCGTgcctacttcctgtctcctggACGCGGTGAAACGATGTGTCCAGGAAGACAACTTTTCCTTCCTGCACTCCTACGATGACCTGGACCTGGTGGCTGGACACGCCAGGTAGCCCTCTACTCTGACTGCTGggtgtgttgctcactgaagaaaaaagtttagaaagctacaataaagttttgaagGGCTGACAAAATATTTTCTGAAAAAAGTACTTTCCGGACGAAACAAAGGGAttacatgactgagaatagagacattcctgatcacccatggccatataaGAGGGAGATGTTCTAAATTGTCAAAAAGGATCCCTGGCAAATGTGCTGCATATCTATATTGTCTTTTTGAATTAGTTTCTTCATATGAGGTGAGTTCCAACAGgaagtagtaatggctacttctTACTTCAGTATGTCAGAGccccacacttctttacttttaacttgagtgaaaaagtgtaatcAGTActttaccagtctttttaaacatgagtatctgtacttgtacttgagtgaaggatgtgtgtacttttgccatctctggtgtGTAGTCTAGGTCTGGAGGTGCTGGAGCAGCTGCCTGCTCCTGAGGTGGTGGTAGTGTGCTGTGGGGGCGGGGGCCTGCTGGCGGGCGTGGCCACGGCACTCAGCCTGTCTGGATGCAGATCCACCAGGGTCTACGGAGTCGAGCCTGAAGGAGGTAGGACTGCCCTCACTGTACTGGTCTCTACTGGTGCTGCACTCTACTGGTCTATAGTCACTCTATACTAGTCTTTACTGGTCTagtacagtgcgtgtgtgtgtgtccagcctgcACTATGTACAGAAGCTTCATCGAGAACAAGCCAGTAGGGATGGACGCCAGGAGCATTGCCTCAGGACTAGCTCCACCCTCCGCAGGTGCGTCTTCCGACAAGACACCTCGAATCAAGTGCACCCAACACGCTTGCACGTAGATGGATCAGGTGTGTTTGGTTAGAGTGTACCTGCGGCCCTCAGGTGCCCTCCCCTACGAGCTGTGCCGGCGCTACGTGGAGGAGGTCGTCCTGGTGACCGACGAGGAGATCAATGACGCCGTCTCCGCCCTGTACGGGGCGGGGCTGGTGGTGGAGCCGTCCGGATCTGCTGCCTTCGCCGCCATCGTCAACAACAGGATCCCGgacgtggaggggaggagggtggtggtcaTTCTCAGCGGGGGGAACATCGGCAGGGAGGAGCTCGCCAGCTTCCCTGGAtgagtcaccatgacaacagtgACACCGATCAGTTTCTTACGATGTAGTATGAGATGGTGAGAGTTGGGGGTTAATTCTGCTCTGTGTCGACTCCCATGGTGCCTGATTCAGCATCTTTCTATCAGTGGGCGACACTAATCAAGTGTCTCTGTTGACCAAGAGTTTTTGACAGTGAAGGTGCAGGCATGAATGACTCTCCTCCAATGaactaaaataaataaagtaaaatgTAAAGTTTTCATATAATTCTCATTTAACACTAATAAAACTTTTTATTGCATTATCTCCATATCCTCTTGATTAGCTGTTATCTTGTTTTCTTGTGGGAAAAACACATGACCAATGAAGCCAAATACACTTCACACAGAAAGATATGAACAaggtaaaaaatacaaattctGTTTATTTTTGTCACATTTGGAAACAAGATTTTTGATGGAGACCAGCCTTTTCACGTCTGCATGAAGTAGAATTGAACCAGACCAAGTCCAAATGATCACATATACACAATGTGGTGTGCTGGACATGTTGATTGTTGCTacagagagataccctcctgttgGTTTaccctccaaccctgctcctagAGAAACACCTTACCAGGGGGGGtagatctccaggagcagggtttaaCTGTTACCCTCCAGGGGGGtagatctccaggagcagggtttgaCTGTTACCCTCCAGGGGGGtagatctccaggagcagggtttgaGTGTTGCCCTCCAGGGGGGtagatctccaggagcagggtttgaGTGTTACCCTCCAGGGGGGtagatctccaggagcagggtttgaGTGTTGCCCTCCAGGGGGGtagatctccaggagcagggtttgaCTGGTACCCTCCAGGGGGGtagatctccaggagcagggcggGTGGGGCAGCCCGGCTGTGGTGTCAGTTCGGCAGCTGTGGTGTCAGTGCTGtggtttcagtgctgtggtgtcaGTTCTGCATAACATCTTTAGTTGCCATCCTGCAGACAACGGCGTCCAGTAGACTACCACACTCCTGGGGGGGGACTTtgtagagctggagagagggggcgagaggagaggaacaggaggaggaaag
The Osmerus eperlanus chromosome 17, fOsmEpe2.1, whole genome shotgun sequence DNA segment above includes these coding regions:
- the trmu gene encoding mitochondrial tRNA-specific 2-thiouridylase 1; protein product: MGVLRHIVCAMSGGVDSSVTALVLKRKGYNVTGVFMKNWDSLDEKGVCNSEKDCEDAYKVCQTLDIPFHQVSYVKEYWHEVFSKLLKEYERGRTPNPDILCNKHIKFNHFFQYAVNSLGADAMATGHYARTSQEDDEVFQQKRTAPLTTLFRDRFEIRRPVKLHQGADLVKDQTFFLSQISQDALRRTVFPLAGLTKDYVKKMAAEAGFQHVLRKKESMGICFIGERNFEDFILEYLEPKPGNFVSIVDGKIMGEHKGWFTLTLGQRARIGGQRDPWFVVDKDITTGEVFVGPTTNHPALFRDTLRTDRFHWITVDPPPELVRTQMMECHFRFLHQMPLMPCTVTLNMDGSVWIMLAQPMRALTPGQFAVLYRGDECLGSGKIVRLGPSEHTLQLGRDRAREVYSDKEHHSPEPAS
- the srr gene encoding L-threonine ammonia-lyase, which gives rise to MSVEEVTLQLLLEARETVMSSPLGVLHTPMIPWAQTSLPLPIPCHAHIKLENMQRTGSFKIRGVANQFARRPPGGKFVTMSAGNYGKSFAYASKHYGSQGKVVMPDSAPLSRSTLIQSLGVAVERVPTSCLLDAVKRCVQEDNFSFLHSYDDLDLVAGHASLGLEVLEQLPAPEVVVVCCGGGGLLAGVATALSLSGCRSTRVYGVEPEGACTMYRSFIENKPVGMDARSIASGLAPPSAGALPYELCRRYVEEVVLVTDEEINDAVSALYGAGLVVEPSGSAAFAAIVNNRIPDVEGRRVVVILSGGNIGREELASFPG